From Nicotiana tabacum cultivar K326 chromosome 22, ASM71507v2, whole genome shotgun sequence, one genomic window encodes:
- the LOC107819900 gene encoding 11-beta-hydroxysteroid dehydrogenase B-like yields the protein MDLVNSVLNFVVPPASLVMLAFAWPALTFINTCEWLYNSFFGEDMEDKVVIITGASSGIGEQIAYEYAKRKAHLVLVARRENRLWGISENARGLGAKSVLTTAADVVKEADCRRFITETVNLYGRVDHLVNTASLGHTFYLEEATDTNVFPILMDTNFWGNVYPTYVALPYLRQNKGRVIVNASVESWLPLPRMSLYSAAKAALVNFYETLRFEVNGDVGVTIATHGWIGTEMTGGRFMLEEGAEMQWKEEREVHASGSSVEDFAKLIVSGACRGDPYVKYPSWHDIFLLYRVFTPNVLQWTFRMLLADQGARRTSFIGTGRPLAESTSPRRQPLAESTSPRRQPLLEPTSSPRRRVGPVPVQQQIE from the exons atggaTTTGGTGAATTCAGTGCTGAATTTTGTGGTACCACCAGCAAGTTTGGTGATGCTGGCGTTTGCATGGCCAGCTTTGACATTCATAAACACGTGTGAATGGCTCTACAACTCTTTCTTTGGTGAAGATATGGAGGACAAGGTTGTCATCATCACTGGTGCTTCTTCTGGAATTGGAGAG CAAATAGCATATGAATATGCAAAGAGGAAAGCCCATCTAGTTCTGGTTGCACGAAGAGAAAACAGACTCTGGGGAATCAGTGAGAATGCCAGGGGACTAGGTGCAAAAAGTGTCCTCACAACAGCTGCAGATGTTGTTAAGGAAGCTGATTGTAGGAGATTTATCACAGAGACTGTAAATCTATACGGGCGTG TGGATCATCTTGTAAATACAGCAAGTTTGGGTCATACTTTCTACCTGGAAGAAGCCACAGATACAAATGTCTTTCCCATTTTGATG GATACCAACTTTTGGGGAAACGTATATCCTACCTATGTAGCTCTACCTTACCTGCGGCAAAACAAGGGCCGAGTCATTGTGAATGCTTCAGTAGAGAGTTGGTTACCCTTGCCAAGGATGAGCCTATATTCT GCAGCAAAAGCAGCACTTGTAAATTTTTATGAGACGTTGAGATTCGAGGTGAACGGTGACGTAGGGGTCACAATAGCAACACACGGATGGATTGGGACTGAAATGACAGGGGGAAGATTCATGCTAGAGGAAGGTGCTGAGATGCAGTGGAAGGAAGAAAGAGAA GTTCATGCATCGGGAAGTTCAGTGGAGGACTTTGCAAAGTTGATTGTGTCAGGGGCATGCCGAGGAGATCCATATGTGAAATATCCGAGTTGGCACGACATTTTCCTTCTCTATAGAGTATTCACACCAAATGTTCTTCAGTGGACATTTCGGATGTTGCTTGCAGACCAAGGTGCACGGAGGACTTCCTTCATTGGCACGGGAAGGCCTCTCGCTGAGTCAACCTCTCCTCGCAGACAGCCTCTTGCTGAGTCAACCTCTCCTCGCAGACAGCCTCTTCTCGAGCCAACCTCTTCTCCCCGGAGACGAGTGGGGCCTGTTCCGGTTCAGCAGCAGATTGAATGA
- the LOC107819902 gene encoding putative serine/threonine-protein kinase At1g09600 isoform X4, which yields MVPLSATANVYFNFYTKMEMQNHRKRPKVKQKLKQGKKKIGQGTYSNVYKARDLKTNKIVAMKKVKFVNMDPESVRFMAREIFILRRLDHPNVMKLEALVTSRISGSLYLVFEYMEHDLAGLAAAPGIKFTEPQIKCYTQQMLRGLEHCHSRGVLHRDIKGSNLLIGDNGVLKIGDFGLATTFEPNQKQPLTSRVVTLWYRAPELLLGATEYGVAIDMWSAGCILAELFAGKPIMPGRTEVEQMHKIFKLCGSPSEEYWRKSKLPHATSFKPQNPYKRCIADTFKDFPPSALALVDVLLSIEPEKRGTASSALNSEFFKTKPLPCDPYTLPKYPPSKEYDAKVRDHEARRRKAKTIKGHGGESTKKSPRQSKEKLTTEFNAHKQGQPSKSISVKYNPLEDNGTGFSIEPPILRYRNRLAHSNSVIHPNTAGYTWSNKVKEDSSAITERAYAASQHGVELLRQGSHKPRAAGEFSSIRSRRDDRSSFGDSTVYVPKRSRRILSGPLVPAGGSMEDMLKEHERQIQEAVRKARQDKTRTKNN from the exons ATGGTGCCTCTTTCTGCAACTGCTAATGTATATTTCAATTTCTATACAAAAATGGAAATGCAGAATCACAGAAAGAGACCAAAGGTGAAGCAAAAGCTCAAACAAGGAAAAAAGAAG ATTGGTCAAGGAACATATAGTAATGTTTACAAGGCCCGTGACCTTAAAACCAATAAAATTGTTGCAATGAAGAAAGTAAAATTTGTCAATATGGATCCGGAAAGTGTTCGCTTTATGGCAAGAGAGATTTTTATTTTGCGTAGATTGGACCACCCAAATGTTATGAAACTTGAGGCTTTGGTCACATCTAGGATTTCAGGCAGCTTATATCTCGTTTTTGAATACATGGAGCACGATCTTGCTGGCCTTGCAGCAGCACCTGGGATCAAATTCACTGAACCACAG ATAAAATGTTATACACAACAAATGCTTCGTGGACTTGAACACTGTCATAGTAGGGGTGTACTTCATCGAGACATTAAGGGTTCAAATCTTCTAATTGGTGATAATGGTGTTCTAAAGATCGGAGACTTTGGTCTGGCAACGACCTTTGAGCCCAACCAAAAGCAGCCATTAACAAGCCGTGTTGTAACTCTGTGGTATAGGGCCCCTGAGCTTTTGCTTGGTGCAACAGAATATGGAGTGGCCATTGATATGTGGAGTGCTGGCTGCATCCTTGCTGAATTATTTGCTGGAAAGCCTATCATGCCAGGAAGAACAGAG GTGGAGCAAATGCATAAGATTTTCAAACTTTGTGGTTCACCTTCTGAAGAGTATTGGAGGAAATCAAAACTTCCACATGCTACTAGTTTTAAGCCACAGAACCCATACAAGCGCTGTATAGCTGATACATTCAAGGACTTTCCTCCGTCAGCTTTGGCCCTTGTTGACGTCCTACTTTCAATAGAACCAGAAAAGCGTGGCACTGCTTCTTCTGCACTCAATAGTGAG TTCTTCAAAACAAAGCCCCTACCTTGTGATCCATATACTCTACCAAAATATCCTCCAAGCAAGGAATATGATGCTAAGGTTCGAGATCACGAAGCAAGAAG GCGAAAGGCTAAGACCATAAAAGGACATGGAGGCGAATCAACAAAGAAGTCGCCGAGACAATCAAAGGAAAAACTAACAACAGAATTCAATGCTcacaaacag GGACAGCCTAGCAAAAGCATCAGTGTGAAATACAATCCTCTCGAGGACAATGGAACTGGTTTCTCGATAGAGCCACCAATACTGAGATACAGGAACAGACTCGCTCATTCTAATTCAGTGATCCATCCTAATACAGCTGGTTACACGTGGTCAAACAAAGTAAAGGAGGATTCAAGTGCAATCACTGAACGAGCATATGCCGCTTCCCAACATGGTGTAGAGCTTCTAAGGCAGGGTTCTCACAAGCCTCGAGCTGCAGGAGAGTTTTCAAGCATTCGTTCAAGGAGAGATGATAGGTCATCTTTTGGGGATTCCACG GTTTATGTGCCAAAGAGAAGTAGAAGAATCCTATCTGGACCACTAGTGCCAGCAGGAGGAAGTATGGAAGATATGTTAAAGGAACATGAgagacaaattcaagaagcaGTTAGGAAAGCACGTCAAGACAAGACGAGGACCAAAAACAACTGA
- the LOC107819902 gene encoding putative serine/threonine-protein kinase At1g54610 isoform X2: MHLFNRIYCCRLMSCICSKGSSTDDYVVEHEKEKEIQVDKSSVQLVAPSVREEIKEIVNPKIEKPMNSKLNVTSETNVVSVPAVEVDGNEKTRSAKRPKEGRLKRQLTMDIGLQRSKSWVVSMPHSAEGELSAAGWPLWLSSVAQEAIQGWVPRSAESFEKLNKIGQGTYSNVYKARDLKTNKIVAMKKVKFVNMDPESVRFMAREIFILRRLDHPNVMKLEALVTSRISGSLYLVFEYMEHDLAGLAAAPGIKFTEPQIKCYTQQMLRGLEHCHSRGVLHRDIKGSNLLIGDNGVLKIGDFGLATTFEPNQKQPLTSRVVTLWYRAPELLLGATEYGVAIDMWSAGCILAELFAGKPIMPGRTEVEQMHKIFKLCGSPSEEYWRKSKLPHATSFKPQNPYKRCIADTFKDFPPSALALVDVLLSIEPEKRGTASSALNSEFFKTKPLPCDPYTLPKYPPSKEYDAKVRDHEARRRKAKTIKGHGGESTKKSPRQSKEKLTTEFNAHKQGQPSKSISVKYNPLEDNGTGFSIEPPILRYRNRLAHSNSVIHPNTAGYTWSNKVKEDSSAITERAYAASQHGVELLRQGSHKPRAAGEFSSIRSRRDDRSSFGDSTSTDLTDKHTRARGPEV; this comes from the exons ATGCATCTGTTTAACAGAATATATTGTTGCAGACTTATGAGCTGCATTTGTTCAAAGGGTTCTTCTACAGATGATTATGTTGTTgaacatgaaaaagaaaaagaaatacaagTTGATAAATCCTCTGTACAGTTGGTAGCTCCATCAGTTAGAGAGGAGATTAAAGAAATAGTTAATCCTAAGATTGAAAAACCTATGAACTCAAAACTCAATGTGACATCAGAAACCAATGTTGTTTCTGTACCTGCAGTAGAAGTTGATGGTAATGAGAAAACTAGGAGTGCAAAGAGGCCTAAGGAAGGCCGTCTTAAGAGACAATTAACGATGGATATTGGACTGCAACGATCAAAGTCTTGGGTTGTAAGCATGCCTCATAGTGCAGAGGGAGAACTGAGTGCTGCAGGTTGGCCGTTATGGCTAAGTTCGGTTGCACAAGAAGCAATTCAAGGGTGGGTTCCTCGAAGTGCAGAATCATTTGAAAAATTGAACAAA ATTGGTCAAGGAACATATAGTAATGTTTACAAGGCCCGTGACCTTAAAACCAATAAAATTGTTGCAATGAAGAAAGTAAAATTTGTCAATATGGATCCGGAAAGTGTTCGCTTTATGGCAAGAGAGATTTTTATTTTGCGTAGATTGGACCACCCAAATGTTATGAAACTTGAGGCTTTGGTCACATCTAGGATTTCAGGCAGCTTATATCTCGTTTTTGAATACATGGAGCACGATCTTGCTGGCCTTGCAGCAGCACCTGGGATCAAATTCACTGAACCACAG ATAAAATGTTATACACAACAAATGCTTCGTGGACTTGAACACTGTCATAGTAGGGGTGTACTTCATCGAGACATTAAGGGTTCAAATCTTCTAATTGGTGATAATGGTGTTCTAAAGATCGGAGACTTTGGTCTGGCAACGACCTTTGAGCCCAACCAAAAGCAGCCATTAACAAGCCGTGTTGTAACTCTGTGGTATAGGGCCCCTGAGCTTTTGCTTGGTGCAACAGAATATGGAGTGGCCATTGATATGTGGAGTGCTGGCTGCATCCTTGCTGAATTATTTGCTGGAAAGCCTATCATGCCAGGAAGAACAGAG GTGGAGCAAATGCATAAGATTTTCAAACTTTGTGGTTCACCTTCTGAAGAGTATTGGAGGAAATCAAAACTTCCACATGCTACTAGTTTTAAGCCACAGAACCCATACAAGCGCTGTATAGCTGATACATTCAAGGACTTTCCTCCGTCAGCTTTGGCCCTTGTTGACGTCCTACTTTCAATAGAACCAGAAAAGCGTGGCACTGCTTCTTCTGCACTCAATAGTGAG TTCTTCAAAACAAAGCCCCTACCTTGTGATCCATATACTCTACCAAAATATCCTCCAAGCAAGGAATATGATGCTAAGGTTCGAGATCACGAAGCAAGAAG GCGAAAGGCTAAGACCATAAAAGGACATGGAGGCGAATCAACAAAGAAGTCGCCGAGACAATCAAAGGAAAAACTAACAACAGAATTCAATGCTcacaaacag GGACAGCCTAGCAAAAGCATCAGTGTGAAATACAATCCTCTCGAGGACAATGGAACTGGTTTCTCGATAGAGCCACCAATACTGAGATACAGGAACAGACTCGCTCATTCTAATTCAGTGATCCATCCTAATACAGCTGGTTACACGTGGTCAAACAAAGTAAAGGAGGATTCAAGTGCAATCACTGAACGAGCATATGCCGCTTCCCAACATGGTGTAGAGCTTCTAAGGCAGGGTTCTCACAAGCCTCGAGCTGCAGGAGAGTTTTCAAGCATTCGTTCAAGGAGAGATGATAGGTCATCTTTTGGGGATTCCACG TCAACTGATCTAACAGACAAACACACACGTGCAAGAGGTCCCGAGGTCTAA
- the LOC107819902 gene encoding putative serine/threonine-protein kinase At1g54610 isoform X1 yields MHLFNRIYCCRLMSCICSKGSSTDDYVVEHEKEKEIQVDKSSVQLVAPSVREEIKEIVNPKIEKPMNSKLNVTSETNVVSVPAVEVDGNEKTRSAKRPKEGRLKRQLTMDIGLQRSKSWVVSMPHSAEGELSAAGWPLWLSSVAQEAIQGWVPRSAESFEKLNKIGQGTYSNVYKARDLKTNKIVAMKKVKFVNMDPESVRFMAREIFILRRLDHPNVMKLEALVTSRISGSLYLVFEYMEHDLAGLAAAPGIKFTEPQIKCYTQQMLRGLEHCHSRGVLHRDIKGSNLLIGDNGVLKIGDFGLATTFEPNQKQPLTSRVVTLWYRAPELLLGATEYGVAIDMWSAGCILAELFAGKPIMPGRTEVEQMHKIFKLCGSPSEEYWRKSKLPHATSFKPQNPYKRCIADTFKDFPPSALALVDVLLSIEPEKRGTASSALNSEFFKTKPLPCDPYTLPKYPPSKEYDAKVRDHEARRRKAKTIKGHGGESTKKSPRQSKEKLTTEFNAHKQGQPSKSISVKYNPLEDNGTGFSIEPPILRYRNRLAHSNSVIHPNTAGYTWSNKVKEDSSAITERAYAASQHGVELLRQGSHKPRAAGEFSSIRSRRDDRSSFGDSTVYVPKRSRRILSGPLVPAGGSMEDMLKEHERQIQEAVRKARQDKTRTKNN; encoded by the exons ATGCATCTGTTTAACAGAATATATTGTTGCAGACTTATGAGCTGCATTTGTTCAAAGGGTTCTTCTACAGATGATTATGTTGTTgaacatgaaaaagaaaaagaaatacaagTTGATAAATCCTCTGTACAGTTGGTAGCTCCATCAGTTAGAGAGGAGATTAAAGAAATAGTTAATCCTAAGATTGAAAAACCTATGAACTCAAAACTCAATGTGACATCAGAAACCAATGTTGTTTCTGTACCTGCAGTAGAAGTTGATGGTAATGAGAAAACTAGGAGTGCAAAGAGGCCTAAGGAAGGCCGTCTTAAGAGACAATTAACGATGGATATTGGACTGCAACGATCAAAGTCTTGGGTTGTAAGCATGCCTCATAGTGCAGAGGGAGAACTGAGTGCTGCAGGTTGGCCGTTATGGCTAAGTTCGGTTGCACAAGAAGCAATTCAAGGGTGGGTTCCTCGAAGTGCAGAATCATTTGAAAAATTGAACAAA ATTGGTCAAGGAACATATAGTAATGTTTACAAGGCCCGTGACCTTAAAACCAATAAAATTGTTGCAATGAAGAAAGTAAAATTTGTCAATATGGATCCGGAAAGTGTTCGCTTTATGGCAAGAGAGATTTTTATTTTGCGTAGATTGGACCACCCAAATGTTATGAAACTTGAGGCTTTGGTCACATCTAGGATTTCAGGCAGCTTATATCTCGTTTTTGAATACATGGAGCACGATCTTGCTGGCCTTGCAGCAGCACCTGGGATCAAATTCACTGAACCACAG ATAAAATGTTATACACAACAAATGCTTCGTGGACTTGAACACTGTCATAGTAGGGGTGTACTTCATCGAGACATTAAGGGTTCAAATCTTCTAATTGGTGATAATGGTGTTCTAAAGATCGGAGACTTTGGTCTGGCAACGACCTTTGAGCCCAACCAAAAGCAGCCATTAACAAGCCGTGTTGTAACTCTGTGGTATAGGGCCCCTGAGCTTTTGCTTGGTGCAACAGAATATGGAGTGGCCATTGATATGTGGAGTGCTGGCTGCATCCTTGCTGAATTATTTGCTGGAAAGCCTATCATGCCAGGAAGAACAGAG GTGGAGCAAATGCATAAGATTTTCAAACTTTGTGGTTCACCTTCTGAAGAGTATTGGAGGAAATCAAAACTTCCACATGCTACTAGTTTTAAGCCACAGAACCCATACAAGCGCTGTATAGCTGATACATTCAAGGACTTTCCTCCGTCAGCTTTGGCCCTTGTTGACGTCCTACTTTCAATAGAACCAGAAAAGCGTGGCACTGCTTCTTCTGCACTCAATAGTGAG TTCTTCAAAACAAAGCCCCTACCTTGTGATCCATATACTCTACCAAAATATCCTCCAAGCAAGGAATATGATGCTAAGGTTCGAGATCACGAAGCAAGAAG GCGAAAGGCTAAGACCATAAAAGGACATGGAGGCGAATCAACAAAGAAGTCGCCGAGACAATCAAAGGAAAAACTAACAACAGAATTCAATGCTcacaaacag GGACAGCCTAGCAAAAGCATCAGTGTGAAATACAATCCTCTCGAGGACAATGGAACTGGTTTCTCGATAGAGCCACCAATACTGAGATACAGGAACAGACTCGCTCATTCTAATTCAGTGATCCATCCTAATACAGCTGGTTACACGTGGTCAAACAAAGTAAAGGAGGATTCAAGTGCAATCACTGAACGAGCATATGCCGCTTCCCAACATGGTGTAGAGCTTCTAAGGCAGGGTTCTCACAAGCCTCGAGCTGCAGGAGAGTTTTCAAGCATTCGTTCAAGGAGAGATGATAGGTCATCTTTTGGGGATTCCACG GTTTATGTGCCAAAGAGAAGTAGAAGAATCCTATCTGGACCACTAGTGCCAGCAGGAGGAAGTATGGAAGATATGTTAAAGGAACATGAgagacaaattcaagaagcaGTTAGGAAAGCACGTCAAGACAAGACGAGGACCAAAAACAACTGA
- the LOC107819902 gene encoding putative serine/threonine-protein kinase At1g09600 isoform X3, with protein MDIGLQRSKSWVVSMPHSAEGELSAAGWPLWLSSVAQEAIQGWVPRSAESFEKLNKIGQGTYSNVYKARDLKTNKIVAMKKVKFVNMDPESVRFMAREIFILRRLDHPNVMKLEALVTSRISGSLYLVFEYMEHDLAGLAAAPGIKFTEPQIKCYTQQMLRGLEHCHSRGVLHRDIKGSNLLIGDNGVLKIGDFGLATTFEPNQKQPLTSRVVTLWYRAPELLLGATEYGVAIDMWSAGCILAELFAGKPIMPGRTEVEQMHKIFKLCGSPSEEYWRKSKLPHATSFKPQNPYKRCIADTFKDFPPSALALVDVLLSIEPEKRGTASSALNSEFFKTKPLPCDPYTLPKYPPSKEYDAKVRDHEARRRKAKTIKGHGGESTKKSPRQSKEKLTTEFNAHKQGQPSKSISVKYNPLEDNGTGFSIEPPILRYRNRLAHSNSVIHPNTAGYTWSNKVKEDSSAITERAYAASQHGVELLRQGSHKPRAAGEFSSIRSRRDDRSSFGDSTVYVPKRSRRILSGPLVPAGGSMEDMLKEHERQIQEAVRKARQDKTRTKNN; from the exons ATGGATATTGGACTGCAACGATCAAAGTCTTGGGTTGTAAGCATGCCTCATAGTGCAGAGGGAGAACTGAGTGCTGCAGGTTGGCCGTTATGGCTAAGTTCGGTTGCACAAGAAGCAATTCAAGGGTGGGTTCCTCGAAGTGCAGAATCATTTGAAAAATTGAACAAA ATTGGTCAAGGAACATATAGTAATGTTTACAAGGCCCGTGACCTTAAAACCAATAAAATTGTTGCAATGAAGAAAGTAAAATTTGTCAATATGGATCCGGAAAGTGTTCGCTTTATGGCAAGAGAGATTTTTATTTTGCGTAGATTGGACCACCCAAATGTTATGAAACTTGAGGCTTTGGTCACATCTAGGATTTCAGGCAGCTTATATCTCGTTTTTGAATACATGGAGCACGATCTTGCTGGCCTTGCAGCAGCACCTGGGATCAAATTCACTGAACCACAG ATAAAATGTTATACACAACAAATGCTTCGTGGACTTGAACACTGTCATAGTAGGGGTGTACTTCATCGAGACATTAAGGGTTCAAATCTTCTAATTGGTGATAATGGTGTTCTAAAGATCGGAGACTTTGGTCTGGCAACGACCTTTGAGCCCAACCAAAAGCAGCCATTAACAAGCCGTGTTGTAACTCTGTGGTATAGGGCCCCTGAGCTTTTGCTTGGTGCAACAGAATATGGAGTGGCCATTGATATGTGGAGTGCTGGCTGCATCCTTGCTGAATTATTTGCTGGAAAGCCTATCATGCCAGGAAGAACAGAG GTGGAGCAAATGCATAAGATTTTCAAACTTTGTGGTTCACCTTCTGAAGAGTATTGGAGGAAATCAAAACTTCCACATGCTACTAGTTTTAAGCCACAGAACCCATACAAGCGCTGTATAGCTGATACATTCAAGGACTTTCCTCCGTCAGCTTTGGCCCTTGTTGACGTCCTACTTTCAATAGAACCAGAAAAGCGTGGCACTGCTTCTTCTGCACTCAATAGTGAG TTCTTCAAAACAAAGCCCCTACCTTGTGATCCATATACTCTACCAAAATATCCTCCAAGCAAGGAATATGATGCTAAGGTTCGAGATCACGAAGCAAGAAG GCGAAAGGCTAAGACCATAAAAGGACATGGAGGCGAATCAACAAAGAAGTCGCCGAGACAATCAAAGGAAAAACTAACAACAGAATTCAATGCTcacaaacag GGACAGCCTAGCAAAAGCATCAGTGTGAAATACAATCCTCTCGAGGACAATGGAACTGGTTTCTCGATAGAGCCACCAATACTGAGATACAGGAACAGACTCGCTCATTCTAATTCAGTGATCCATCCTAATACAGCTGGTTACACGTGGTCAAACAAAGTAAAGGAGGATTCAAGTGCAATCACTGAACGAGCATATGCCGCTTCCCAACATGGTGTAGAGCTTCTAAGGCAGGGTTCTCACAAGCCTCGAGCTGCAGGAGAGTTTTCAAGCATTCGTTCAAGGAGAGATGATAGGTCATCTTTTGGGGATTCCACG GTTTATGTGCCAAAGAGAAGTAGAAGAATCCTATCTGGACCACTAGTGCCAGCAGGAGGAAGTATGGAAGATATGTTAAAGGAACATGAgagacaaattcaagaagcaGTTAGGAAAGCACGTCAAGACAAGACGAGGACCAAAAACAACTGA